A window of Leptotrichia wadei contains these coding sequences:
- the purD gene encoding phosphoribosylamine--glycine ligase translates to MKVLIVGAGGREHAIAWKISQNEKVEKIFIAPGNAGAELLPKAENVNLSNNIDEYVKFAKENNIDLTFVGSEELLVAGIVDEFHKNGLKIFGPNKQAAILEGSKAYSKDFMKKYGIKTAVYEIFDNAEKAKEFLNNWKDFPVVVKASGLAAGKGVIIAQNLDEAIKAVDDIMIDEKFGDAGSQVVIEEFLDGVEASILSFTDSKIIVPLLSAKDHKKIGENETGLNTGGMGVISPNPYVTDEVFESFKNDIMNPTLKGMQAEGMDFEGVIFFGLMITAKGVYLLEYNMRLGDPETQAVLPLLENDLLELVEYSFDKKLSELNVTWKPLHACCVVGAAEGYPESYKKGDVITGIENATDDELVFIAGAKFEDGKFKTNGGRVLNAVAFGKTLNKAKENAYKLLDKIKFDGMYFRKDIGRIK, encoded by the coding sequence ATGAAAGTATTAATCGTAGGAGCAGGGGGAAGAGAACATGCAATTGCTTGGAAAATATCTCAAAATGAAAAGGTGGAGAAAATATTTATAGCACCAGGGAATGCGGGAGCTGAGTTGTTACCAAAAGCTGAAAATGTGAATTTATCGAATAATATAGACGAGTATGTTAAATTTGCGAAGGAAAATAATATTGATTTGACATTTGTTGGAAGTGAAGAATTATTGGTAGCAGGGATTGTTGATGAATTTCATAAAAATGGCTTGAAAATCTTTGGGCCTAATAAACAAGCGGCGATTCTTGAAGGAAGCAAGGCTTATTCTAAAGATTTTATGAAAAAATATGGGATAAAAACTGCTGTTTATGAAATTTTTGATAATGCTGAAAAAGCAAAAGAATTTTTGAATAATTGGAAAGATTTCCCTGTAGTTGTAAAAGCTAGTGGTCTTGCGGCTGGGAAAGGTGTAATTATTGCTCAAAATCTTGATGAGGCGATAAAAGCGGTTGATGATATAATGATTGATGAAAAATTTGGAGACGCTGGAAGTCAAGTTGTAATTGAAGAATTTCTGGATGGTGTAGAAGCGTCGATACTTTCATTTACAGATAGTAAAATTATTGTACCATTATTGTCAGCAAAAGATCACAAAAAAATTGGAGAAAATGAAACAGGATTAAACACAGGTGGAATGGGAGTTATAAGTCCTAATCCTTATGTGACAGATGAAGTTTTTGAAAGTTTTAAAAATGACATTATGAATCCGACTTTAAAGGGAATGCAAGCTGAAGGAATGGATTTTGAAGGTGTGATTTTCTTTGGACTAATGATTACGGCAAAAGGTGTTTACTTGCTTGAATACAATATGAGATTAGGAGACCCTGAAACTCAAGCAGTTCTACCATTATTGGAAAATGATTTGTTAGAATTGGTAGAATATTCATTTGACAAAAAATTATCGGAATTAAATGTTACTTGGAAACCACTTCATGCTTGTTGTGTTGTAGGAGCTGCAGAAGGATACCCAGAAAGTTACAAAAAAGGTGATGTTATAACTGGAATTGAAAATGCTACAGATGATGAATTAGTATTTATCGCAGGAGCAAAATTTGAAGATGGAAAATTCAAAACTAATGGTGGAAGGGTATTAAATGCTGTTGCATTTGGAAAAACATTGAATAAGGCTAAGGAAAATGCTTATAAGTTATTGGATAAAATCAAATTTGATGGAATGTATTTTAGAAAAGATATTGGTAGAATTAAGTAA
- the mltG gene encoding endolytic transglycosylase MltG codes for MKNTLKIIYAIIFLILFMCLSLFFNFFFAKREYKNVNINVKKGTNFVQIYKDLKLNYGIMDRIYLKLNGENIKLKVGTYKFNGKFSKYEIIKKIKNSETNGIRLTIPEGFTSKQVFARMEALELGNTEEINKVLSEVNFPYPHENNNFEGYFYPETYIFSENVTTKQVIRTILDEFLKKFPPEKYPDKKKFYDDLKLASIVEAEVPDEADKPKVAGIFLKRLEIGMKLESDATLKYELGRQATRNDLKSQNTAYNSYKVKGLPPTPIGNPPIETVKAVLNAQKTDDLFFFTHKGKTYYSKTHEEHLKKRRESGQLK; via the coding sequence ATGAAAAATACACTAAAAATTATTTATGCCATAATATTTTTAATATTATTTATGTGTTTATCGCTTTTTTTTAACTTCTTTTTTGCAAAAAGAGAGTATAAAAATGTTAATATAAATGTAAAAAAGGGAACAAATTTTGTACAAATTTATAAGGATTTAAAATTAAATTATGGAATTATGGATAGAATTTATTTAAAATTAAATGGTGAAAATATAAAATTAAAAGTGGGAACTTATAAATTTAATGGAAAATTTTCAAAATATGAAATTATAAAAAAAATCAAAAATAGTGAAACAAATGGAATAAGACTTACAATTCCTGAAGGATTTACATCAAAACAAGTGTTTGCACGGATGGAAGCACTTGAGTTGGGAAATACAGAGGAAATAAATAAAGTTTTGAGTGAAGTTAATTTTCCATATCCGCATGAAAATAATAATTTTGAAGGATATTTTTATCCTGAAACTTATATTTTTTCTGAAAATGTCACAACAAAGCAAGTTATTAGAACGATTCTTGATGAATTTTTGAAGAAATTTCCACCTGAAAAATATCCAGACAAGAAGAAATTTTATGATGATTTAAAATTGGCTTCTATTGTGGAAGCGGAAGTGCCTGATGAGGCAGATAAGCCTAAAGTTGCTGGAATATTTTTGAAAAGATTGGAAATTGGGATGAAGCTGGAATCGGATGCTACATTAAAATATGAATTGGGAAGACAGGCTACGAGAAATGATTTGAAATCTCAAAATACAGCGTATAATTCATATAAAGTTAAAGGATTGCCTCCAACACCAATTGGAAATCCTCCAATTGAGACTGTTAAGGCTGTGTTAAATGCTCAGAAAACTGATGATTTGTTTTTTTTCACACATAAAGGAAAAACGTATTATTCAAAGACACATGAAGAACATTTGAAAAAACGTCGTGAAAGCGGTCAATTAAAATAA
- the tilS gene encoding tRNA lysidine(34) synthetase TilS: MEKLKKIEKKILKRTMEIIEKKLISNGDKILIAFSGGPDSIFLYNFLKFLKSRILIEISLVYVNHNLRIDVENDLKFVKKFAAENNVDCYIQSVDVKEYSKENKKSVELAARELRYEAIEKVRKKIGYNKIATGHNMDDNVETFVFRILRGTSITGLKGIPEVRENIVRPILGFEKSEILCFLKSQNWEYLVDYTNNENDYTRNFIRNKIFPFFERINPNFKRKVESLIVEINERNFAGLEKFENEKNLEKENFKILKKNGVNQKDELSFLLKKNNVQISREKIDQIFKSFFTKSGELRDAGTKEFYLGENKILQNVYGELRIIEITNKNKIKNLRSNKIGILSDKNIILKENQSIKWYNYKITLYENIENFKKDENAEYAIFKIDDRIENGEFFVRNRKDGDRISLKNLGHKKVKKILIDKKIPKGERDFVPIVGVKIFGSENNLQFSNDAVKLENRDNNEMTEILAVSDIKFSKFLEKIQENKIKKLGNESKSKLLIIGRKNGRKR, translated from the coding sequence ATGGAAAAATTAAAAAAAATAGAAAAAAAAATATTGAAGAGAACAATGGAAATTATTGAAAAAAAATTGATTTCTAATGGGGATAAGATTCTTATTGCATTTTCTGGGGGGCCTGATTCAATTTTTCTTTATAATTTTCTAAAGTTTTTAAAAAGTCGAATTTTGATTGAAATTTCGCTTGTTTATGTTAATCATAATTTGCGGATTGATGTTGAGAATGATTTAAAATTTGTAAAGAAGTTTGCAGCTGAAAATAATGTTGATTGTTACATTCAAAGTGTAGATGTGAAAGAATATTCAAAAGAAAATAAGAAATCTGTGGAATTGGCGGCTAGAGAATTACGATATGAAGCGATTGAGAAAGTTCGGAAAAAGATTGGGTATAATAAAATTGCAACAGGTCATAATATGGATGATAATGTGGAAACTTTTGTTTTTCGAATTTTGCGTGGAACGTCGATAACTGGGTTAAAGGGTATTCCAGAAGTACGTGAAAATATAGTAAGACCGATTTTAGGATTTGAAAAAAGTGAAATTTTGTGTTTTTTGAAAAGTCAGAATTGGGAATATTTAGTTGATTATACAAATAATGAAAATGATTATACAAGAAATTTTATTAGAAATAAAATTTTCCCTTTTTTTGAAAGGATCAATCCAAATTTTAAAAGAAAAGTGGAATCTTTGATTGTGGAAATTAACGAGAGAAATTTTGCTGGATTAGAAAAATTTGAAAATGAGAAAAATTTAGAAAAAGAAAATTTTAAAATTTTAAAAAAAAACGGAGTTAATCAGAAGGATGAATTAAGTTTTCTTTTAAAAAAAAATAATGTGCAAATTTCAAGAGAAAAAATTGATCAGATTTTTAAGAGTTTTTTTACTAAGAGTGGAGAATTAAGAGATGCAGGGACAAAAGAATTTTATTTGGGGGAAAATAAAATTTTACAAAATGTATATGGAGAATTAAGAATTATAGAAATTACAAATAAAAATAAGATAAAAAATTTAAGAAGCAATAAAATTGGAATATTATCTGATAAAAACATAATTTTAAAGGAAAATCAAAGTATTAAATGGTATAATTACAAAATAACCCTATATGAAAATATTGAAAATTTTAAAAAGGATGAAAATGCAGAATATGCTATTTTTAAAATTGATGATAGAATAGAAAATGGGGAATTTTTTGTCAGAAATAGAAAAGATGGAGATAGAATTTCTTTGAAAAATTTGGGACATAAAAAAGTGAAGAAAATTTTAATTGATAAAAAAATTCCAAAGGGAGAAAGAGATTTTGTTCCGATTGTAGGAGTTAAGATTTTTGGATCTGAAAATAATTTGCAGTTTTCAAATGATGCTGTAAAATTAGAAAATAGAGATAATAACGAAATGACAGAAATTTTAGCAGTTTCAGATATAAAATTTTCAAAATTTTTGGAAAAGATTCAGGAAAATAAAATAAAAAAATTAGGAAATGAGAGTAAAAGTAAATTATTAATAATTGGGAGGAAAAATGGCAGAAAAAGATAA
- the ftsH gene encoding ATP-dependent zinc metalloprotease FtsH, with amino-acid sequence MAEKDKNDIRKRLEELRKDNNRKNNRQDDGNKSPFSGFLFFIFVVLLFTFTAIFHQDIQTYFQAKKEISYTEFVNRTQAGEFSEISEKDDKLIAQARENGKDILYFTKKITDRVGNEPIIINAIERKKVKLNSLQPSGGSFFLLLLGQFLPMIIMIAIMVYLAKKMVGGSQGGGPGNIFGFGKSRVNKIDKKPDVKFDDVAGVDGAKEELREVVDFLKNPEKYTKAGARVPKGVLLLGRPGTGKTLLAKAVAGESGASFFSISGSEFVEMFVGVGASRVRDLFEKAKESSPSIIFIDEIDAIGRRRSVGKNSGSNDEREQTLNQLLVEMDGFETDTKVIVLAATNREDVLDPALLRAGRFDRRVTVDAPDLQGRIAILKVHSRNKKLDKDVRLEDIAKITPGFVGADLANLLNEAAILAARRASDTIKMSDLDEAVDKIGMGLGQKGKIIKPEEKKLLAYHEAGHAIMTELTPEADPVHKVTIIPRGEAGGFMMPLPEEKLVTTSKQMLAEIKVLFGGRAAEEIGLEDISTGAYSDIKRATKVARVYVESVGMSKKLGPINFENADDEYSFAPNKSDETVREIDLEIRKILTEEYLNTLNTLQDNWSKLEEVVALLLKKETITGDEVRRIIKGETAEQILKEYENFDKKDEKSQSFETKEIKNKDSEVKDKEIQKSESERAVENVKQELELENKIENQVEEDTKKLEEKNKTEKLAEAVREITGKSDWALEEDFDSEEIENNKDNENKDNDKKDNDSNNSDDSSDNNGSSENGKNEDNKNNDSSNETGNKKKKKNNFKLPSFME; translated from the coding sequence ATGGCAGAAAAAGATAAAAATGATATTAGAAAGCGATTGGAAGAGTTGCGAAAAGATAATAATAGAAAAAATAACAGACAGGATGATGGGAATAAATCTCCATTTTCAGGTTTTCTATTTTTTATTTTTGTAGTGTTGTTATTCACTTTTACGGCAATATTTCATCAAGATATACAAACTTATTTTCAAGCTAAAAAGGAAATTTCCTATACAGAATTTGTAAATAGGACACAAGCGGGGGAATTTTCTGAAATAAGTGAAAAAGACGATAAATTAATTGCACAAGCTCGTGAAAATGGTAAAGATATTCTTTATTTTACAAAGAAAATAACAGATAGAGTTGGAAATGAACCAATTATTATCAATGCGATTGAACGTAAGAAAGTAAAATTAAATTCATTGCAACCGTCAGGAGGAAGTTTCTTTTTGTTACTTCTAGGACAATTTTTACCTATGATTATAATGATTGCAATTATGGTTTATTTGGCTAAAAAAATGGTTGGAGGTTCGCAAGGTGGAGGACCTGGAAATATTTTTGGATTTGGAAAATCGAGAGTCAATAAAATTGATAAAAAGCCTGATGTAAAATTTGATGATGTTGCTGGAGTTGACGGAGCAAAAGAAGAATTACGGGAAGTTGTTGACTTTTTAAAAAATCCTGAAAAATATACAAAGGCTGGAGCAAGGGTGCCAAAAGGTGTACTTTTATTAGGAAGACCTGGGACAGGAAAAACATTACTTGCAAAAGCGGTAGCTGGCGAATCTGGAGCTTCATTCTTTAGCATTTCAGGTTCAGAATTTGTGGAAATGTTTGTTGGAGTTGGAGCTTCACGTGTAAGGGATTTGTTTGAAAAAGCAAAGGAATCTAGTCCGTCAATTATATTTATTGATGAAATTGATGCTATAGGTAGAAGAAGAAGTGTTGGAAAAAATAGCGGAAGTAATGATGAAAGAGAACAAACATTGAATCAGTTGCTTGTTGAAATGGATGGATTTGAAACTGATACAAAAGTTATTGTACTTGCGGCAACAAATAGAGAGGATGTACTTGATCCTGCATTACTACGTGCTGGGCGATTTGACAGACGTGTGACAGTTGATGCACCTGATTTACAAGGACGTATTGCAATATTAAAAGTTCATTCAAGAAATAAAAAACTTGATAAAGATGTAAGACTTGAAGATATTGCTAAAATAACTCCAGGATTTGTTGGAGCTGATTTGGCTAACTTGTTAAATGAAGCGGCTATTTTGGCAGCAAGAAGAGCCAGCGATACAATAAAAATGTCTGATTTGGATGAGGCTGTAGATAAAATTGGAATGGGACTTGGACAAAAAGGTAAAATTATTAAACCCGAAGAGAAGAAACTGTTGGCTTATCATGAAGCTGGACATGCTATTATGACTGAATTGACACCAGAAGCTGATCCTGTTCATAAGGTTACAATAATCCCTAGAGGAGAAGCTGGTGGATTTATGATGCCACTTCCCGAAGAAAAATTAGTAACTACAAGTAAACAGATGTTAGCTGAAATAAAAGTATTATTTGGTGGACGTGCTGCTGAAGAAATCGGATTAGAAGATATAAGTACAGGAGCTTATTCTGATATAAAACGTGCTACAAAAGTTGCAAGAGTTTATGTTGAAAGTGTTGGAATGAGTAAAAAGTTAGGACCAATTAACTTTGAAAATGCAGATGATGAATATTCATTCGCTCCAAATAAAAGTGATGAAACAGTTAGAGAAATTGATCTTGAAATAAGAAAGATTTTAACTGAAGAATATTTAAATACTTTAAATACTTTACAGGATAACTGGAGTAAATTAGAAGAAGTAGTGGCATTATTACTGAAAAAAGAAACTATTACTGGAGATGAAGTTAGAAGAATCATTAAGGGTGAAACAGCTGAACAAATTTTGAAAGAGTATGAAAATTTTGATAAAAAAGACGAAAAATCTCAAAGTTTTGAAACAAAAGAAATTAAAAATAAAGATTCTGAAGTAAAAGACAAAGAGATTCAAAAATCTGAAAGTGAAAGAGCAGTAGAAAATGTTAAGCAGGAATTGGAACTTGAAAATAAAATAGAAAATCAAGTGGAAGAAGATACTAAAAAATTGGAAGAAAAAAATAAAACTGAAAAATTAGCTGAAGCTGTAAGAGAAATTACTGGAAAATCAGACTGGGCATTGGAAGAGGATTTTGATTCAGAAGAAATAGAAAATAACAAAGATAACGAAAACAAAGACAACGATAAAAAAGATAATGACAGTAATAATTCTGATGATTCTTCCGATAACAATGGTAGTTCTGAAAATGGTAAAAATGAGGATAATAAAAATAATGATTCATCGAATGAAACAGGTAATAAGAAAAAGAAAAAGAATAATTTTAAATTACCTAGTTTTATGGAATAA
- a CDS encoding DUF1311 domain-containing protein gives MKKIILIIVILTLGIVSCSKSRKENKKSKKSNMTIISKKPDILKISYENYMKQRMDDTRRDVLPVDVVGQMQEAWKSEIAKLYNLLLGELSDKEREKLRLDQKEWEKKVNTEPKEKKLEKTEKRAIEMARRYDKIHKK, from the coding sequence ATGAAAAAAATAATCTTAATAATAGTAATTTTAACGTTAGGGATAGTGAGTTGTTCAAAATCTAGAAAAGAAAATAAAAAAAGTAAAAAGTCAAATATGACAATAATTTCAAAAAAGCCAGATATTTTAAAAATTAGTTATGAAAATTATATGAAGCAGAGAATGGACGATACTAGAAGAGATGTCTTGCCAGTAGATGTAGTTGGTCAAATGCAAGAGGCTTGGAAATCAGAAATTGCAAAACTTTATAATTTACTTTTGGGGGAATTATCTGATAAAGAAAGAGAGAAATTACGTTTGGATCAAAAAGAATGGGAAAAAAAAGTAAATACTGAACCTAAAGAAAAAAAATTGGAAAAAACAGAAAAAAGAGCGATAGAAATGGCAAGAAGATATGATAAAATACATAAAAAATAG
- a CDS encoding lysozyme inhibitor LprI family protein — MKKMLLMVGLLLIGVSTFAGKYEDELTERMKVEEEKAQSAWDSGVRADMINASVNLDDEWEKELDKVYNLILKKLSVREKAKFKTEQQKWKKDTEIKLKKAYNKYVEEEGERMAGELAASDSLEATKARALKLAKMYDKLSK; from the coding sequence ATGAAAAAAATGTTATTAATGGTAGGATTACTACTTATAGGAGTTAGTACATTTGCAGGAAAATATGAGGACGAATTAACAGAAAGAATGAAAGTGGAGGAGGAAAAAGCTCAGTCTGCTTGGGATAGCGGAGTAAGAGCGGATATGATTAATGCTTCAGTTAACTTAGATGATGAATGGGAAAAGGAATTAGATAAAGTTTATAACTTGATTTTGAAAAAATTATCAGTAAGAGAAAAAGCAAAATTTAAAACTGAACAGCAAAAATGGAAAAAAGATACAGAAATTAAATTGAAAAAAGCATATAATAAATATGTTGAGGAAGAAGGAGAAAGAATGGCTGGAGAATTAGCTGCCAGTGATAGTTTGGAAGCAACAAAAGCTAGAGCTTTAAAATTGGCAAAAATGTATGATAAACTTTCTAAGTAG
- a CDS encoding ankyrin repeat domain-containing protein produces the protein MKKFFLFKGNKIFFIMISLLFTQAIFPITFKYDTGENLVTKKKEEDAKEKRIKSVLNAIRRHNNKYVQFYLAIEKNIKNRKKLLEEYINRPAGVYGVDLDESSLIAGGGNELVDVNSRSEDGYTPIIVAIEAKNQEILQLLIENGANLYERHPVFNRTTVGTAAYYENEEAVEILLKKDSKLANIGSTVDGWTPLEDATLKANVAIVKMLLQYGANPTITDKHGGTPMDMATKFGKGEIVKILRDHIKANRSKYYK, from the coding sequence GTGAAAAAGTTTTTTTTATTTAAAGGAAACAAAATATTTTTTATTATGATTTCACTGCTTTTCACTCAAGCGATATTTCCAATTACTTTTAAATATGATACTGGAGAGAATCTAGTAACGAAGAAAAAGGAAGAGGATGCAAAGGAAAAGCGGATAAAGTCAGTACTTAATGCAATCCGAAGACATAATAATAAATATGTGCAATTTTATCTTGCAATTGAAAAAAATATCAAAAATCGTAAGAAATTGTTAGAAGAATATATAAATAGACCCGCAGGAGTATATGGAGTAGATTTGGACGAATCATCATTAATTGCTGGAGGAGGAAATGAATTGGTTGATGTGAATTCTCGAAGTGAGGATGGATATACTCCAATTATTGTTGCTATTGAAGCAAAAAATCAGGAAATTTTACAACTTTTGATTGAAAATGGGGCAAATTTATATGAGAGACATCCAGTTTTTAATAGAACAACTGTTGGAACGGCTGCATATTATGAAAATGAAGAAGCAGTAGAAATATTATTAAAAAAAGATTCTAAACTTGCAAACATTGGAAGTACAGTAGATGGATGGACCCCCCTTGAAGATGCAACATTAAAGGCAAATGTGGCAATTGTAAAAATGTTGTTGCAATATGGAGCTAATCCGACAATTACCGATAAGCATGGTGGTACTCCAATGGATATGGCAACAAAGTTTGGAAAGGGAGAGATTGTCAAAATTTTGAGAGATCATATAAAGGCTAATAGAAGTAAGTATTATAAGTAA
- the ptsP gene encoding phosphoenolpyruvate--protein phosphotransferase, with protein MKRMTGIGASEGVSIGKVLLFITEEIVVPETKDENSTIEAELAKLENGLKKSKTQLIAIREKVKEKMGEDKAAIFDGHIMLLEDDDLITEVEDKIKGDGLPAAKALHDGIIEYCDMISQLDDPYLRERAADLKDIGKRWLKNLLGMKIHDLSNLEPGTIVVTEDLTPSDTAQLDLENCIGFITEVGGKTAHSAIMARSLELPAIVGVKGILTEVKDGEIVVMDGETGELYLEPSDELIKEYVKKQEVLKKEKEELRKLIHEDAVTIDGRKVDIWGNIGSPNDVDAVIESGATGIGLYRTEFLFMNSDHFPTEEEQYQAYRVVAEKMQGKPVTIRTMDIGGDKELPYLDLPKELNPFLGYRAIRISLENKDMFKTQLRAILRASQYGQIKIMYPMISSINEIRKANAILEECKKELDEIGKIYDRNIKVGIMVETPSTAIVAYKFAKEVDFFSIGTNDLTQYFLAVDRGNEMVSTLYNSFNPAVLEAIQKVIDAAHGAHISVSMCGEFAGDKRATKLLLGMGLDSFSMSASSGLTVKKIIRNSSYADAQKFRDLILQQDTPEDVIAKLV; from the coding sequence ATGAAAAGAATGACAGGAATTGGTGCTTCTGAAGGAGTATCTATAGGTAAAGTATTACTTTTTATAACAGAGGAAATTGTTGTGCCAGAAACTAAGGATGAAAATTCGACAATTGAAGCTGAACTTGCAAAATTGGAAAATGGATTAAAAAAATCTAAAACTCAGTTAATCGCAATTAGAGAAAAAGTAAAAGAAAAAATGGGAGAAGATAAAGCAGCAATTTTTGATGGTCATATTATGCTTCTTGAAGATGATGATTTGATTACGGAAGTTGAAGATAAAATTAAAGGAGATGGACTTCCGGCTGCAAAAGCATTACACGACGGAATTATTGAATATTGTGATATGATTTCACAATTGGATGATCCATATTTAAGAGAAAGAGCTGCTGATTTGAAAGATATAGGTAAAAGATGGCTTAAAAATTTACTAGGTATGAAAATTCATGACTTAAGTAACTTGGAACCTGGAACAATTGTTGTAACTGAAGATTTGACTCCATCTGATACAGCTCAATTAGATTTGGAAAATTGTATAGGATTTATTACAGAAGTTGGAGGTAAGACAGCTCACTCTGCAATTATGGCAAGATCACTTGAATTACCAGCGATAGTTGGAGTAAAGGGGATTCTTACAGAAGTAAAAGATGGAGAAATTGTTGTTATGGATGGGGAAACAGGGGAATTATATCTTGAGCCATCTGATGAATTGATTAAAGAATATGTTAAAAAACAAGAAGTATTAAAAAAAGAAAAAGAAGAATTGAGAAAATTAATTCATGAAGATGCAGTTACTATTGATGGAAGAAAAGTTGACATTTGGGGAAATATTGGAAGTCCTAATGATGTTGATGCTGTAATCGAATCTGGAGCAACTGGAATTGGATTATACAGAACAGAATTCCTATTTATGAACTCTGATCACTTCCCAACAGAAGAAGAACAATATCAAGCATATAGAGTAGTTGCTGAAAAAATGCAAGGAAAACCTGTAACAATAAGAACAATGGACATTGGTGGAGATAAGGAATTACCATACTTAGACTTGCCAAAAGAATTAAATCCATTCTTGGGATATAGAGCAATCAGAATTTCATTGGAAAATAAAGATATGTTCAAAACTCAATTAAGAGCGATTTTAAGAGCATCTCAATATGGACAAATTAAAATTATGTATCCAATGATAAGTTCAATTAATGAAATTAGAAAAGCAAACGCTATTTTGGAAGAATGTAAAAAAGAACTTGATGAAATTGGAAAAATTTATGATAGAAATATAAAAGTAGGAATAATGGTTGAAACTCCTTCAACAGCTATTGTTGCTTATAAATTTGCAAAAGAAGTTGACTTTTTCTCAATCGGAACAAATGACTTGACGCAATACTTCTTAGCAGTAGATAGAGGAAATGAAATGGTTTCAACTTTATATAATTCATTTAACCCTGCTGTACTAGAAGCTATTCAAAAGGTAATTGATGCTGCACATGGAGCTCACATTAGTGTAAGTATGTGTGGAGAGTTTGCAGGAGATAAGAGAGCTACTAAGTTGCTTTTAGGAATGGGACTTGATTCATTTAGTATGAGCGCTTCATCTGGTTTAACTGTTAAGAAAATAATTAGAAATAGCAGTTATGCTGATGCGCAAAAATTTAGAGATTTAATTTTGCAACAAGATACACCTGAAGATGTTATAGCAAAATTAGTTTAG
- a CDS encoding DJ-1 family glyoxalase III: MKEKKVAVFLTNGFEEIEAITPIDLLQRAGINVDTVSITSDNLVESARKVKIMTDKVIGKIDFLEYDMLVMPGGPGTENYFKSQLLLDNVLKFSKNIENKKVAAICAAPTVLASLGILKGKNAVCFPACEDDLLKGKAILKKDRAVVDGNIITSRSAGTAMDFSLAIISELLGKEVAGKIAKEIVL; encoded by the coding sequence ATGAAAGAAAAAAAAGTTGCAGTATTTTTAACAAATGGATTTGAAGAAATTGAGGCAATAACACCGATTGATTTGCTTCAAAGGGCTGGAATTAACGTGGACACAGTTTCAATTACAAGTGATAATCTTGTAGAAAGTGCAAGAAAAGTGAAAATAATGACGGATAAAGTTATTGGAAAAATTGATTTTTTAGAATACGATATGCTTGTAATGCCTGGTGGACCAGGAACAGAAAATTATTTTAAATCACAGCTTCTTTTGGATAATGTTTTAAAATTTTCAAAAAATATTGAAAATAAAAAGGTTGCTGCTATTTGTGCTGCTCCAACAGTATTAGCAAGTCTTGGAATTTTGAAGGGAAAAAATGCAGTATGCTTTCCAGCTTGCGAAGATGATTTATTAAAGGGAAAGGCAATTTTGAAAAAAGATAGAGCTGTTGTAGATGGAAATATTATAACTAGCAGAAGTGCTGGGACTGCAATGGACTTTTCACTTGCGATTATTAGTGAGCTTTTAGGAAAAGAAGTGGCTGGAAAAATTGCAAAGGAAATTGTGCTTTAA